Part of the Halodesulfurarchaeum formicicum genome is shown below.
CGGTTAGGTCTGACTCGTCGAACCGCACCAGTGCCCTCCGGAGCTGCTCGCGCTCGATCTCCTCGCGATCACGCTCCCAGACCGGAACGTCGGCAGTGGCCCGTTCGTAGGGCGCCCCACAATCAGCGCAAACCTTCGGCGGCGCCGAAGCCTTGATGGGTGTCTCGATAAGTTCGGGCGGGTAGACGGCGAAGTGTGCCTCCGGGAACGGTTTAACCGAGACGTCGAAGATGTCTCCCGGATTCTTTCCCTCTGGATGCAGTGCATCCTCGGGTTCCGTTCCGATGTGCTCCGGATCGTCCTCGCGAGGAGCGGTTTCACTTCCCCGGCCAGACGCTTCAAACGAGGACTCGGTCCGATCGAGTGAACTCTCAGCATGAGGCTCCCGGATCGCGTCCAGGTCGAACCAGTAATCCGGTTCGGGCGTCAGGTGGAAGACGAACTCCTTGTCCTCGCGAAGCCGGTCTTTGACTGGGTGCGGCATCGGGTTCGGCTTCGTCCAGACCGCGTCTGAGCGAACGATCCAACCCTCGTCCTCGAGGGCGATCGCGACGCGGTGAGGCACGAGCATCTTCGACTTTCGGCGCAGGGTCGCGTTCCGTGCTGGGTTCTTGTTCGGGTGGTCGTGCTGAGGGATGTTGTTCGACGTCTCGTCCTTTGACTGAGCGCCCCACGAGCCCGCGTAGGTGTCACCGAGGTTGAGCCACCAGGATCCATCGTCCCGAAGGACCCGCCGCAGCTCGTCGGCGAAATCGACGATCGTGGCGACGTACTCGTCAAGAGAGTCTTCGAGGCCGATCTGCTCCTCGACGCCGTAGTCTCGGAGGCCGTAGTACGGGGGCGACGTGACGACGGTGTGCACCGAGGATTCCGGCATCTCCTGGAGCGTCTCGACGACGTCTCCCTGGTGAATGTCGTTCACCCAATGCAAAAGACCCGCATCACCGTCTTCGCGGGCTTGTTCGTCACTCGGCATCTGTGACACCTCCGTCAGCCGCCAGGCCGCAGTGGCTGCAAAGTGTCTTCTGTAGATCGTCCTCAGCGGCCCAATCCGACTTGTCCCAGTTGTAGCCGCCCCACTTTTGTTGCTCTCTCGGAGCGTCCTCCGGCGTCTCCAACGACCGGAGCCACTCGGCATGTTCCTCAAAGCCCGCAGCCTCCAGGTCAATCAGCTCGGAACGGTCTCCAAAGGCTCCGCACCAGCAGTCAACCGACCGACCCATCTCTTGCACGACCGGCGCGGGTTCCAAATCGAAGGCGTCGAGATAGTCCTCGACGCGATCGTCAGTCCAGTCGACGAGCGGGCTCCGCCAGTA
Proteins encoded:
- a CDS encoding DNA-methyltransferase → MPSDEQAREDGDAGLLHWVNDIHQGDVVETLQEMPESSVHTVVTSPPYYGLRDYGVEEQIGLEDSLDEYVATIVDFADELRRVLRDDGSWWLNLGDTYAGSWGAQSKDETSNNIPQHDHPNKNPARNATLRRKSKMLVPHRVAIALEDEGWIVRSDAVWTKPNPMPHPVKDRLREDKEFVFHLTPEPDYWFDLDAIREPHAESSLDRTESSFEASGRGSETAPREDDPEHIGTEPEDALHPEGKNPGDIFDVSVKPFPEAHFAVYPPELIETPIKASAPPKVCADCGAPYERATADVPVWERDREEIEREQLRRALVRFDESDLTEEHLEAVRSKGFSDAAAGKQQTGAGRNTDDVEQLAEEAKEVLGGYFREFTMTSSDVGEFEQACDCETDETEPGIVLDPFAGAGTTPLVAKRLGRRFIGIELNPDYVAIAQRRVGIDVDEPRRLLEEDETSLVAFADGGGEA